In one window of Hyla sarda isolate aHylSar1 chromosome 1, aHylSar1.hap1, whole genome shotgun sequence DNA:
- the LOC130294803 gene encoding tachylectin-2-like: MAHKVDQPRTLLLAVEKNFTVKIGLPPMNPRDDFNGRAAVLGKINNVSHIACSPDGELFCICGGDLYRGPMPSNIDVNWFSVARRVGKAVWNRIVLMFFHPKGDFYVTTNDGEFYKGPPPDNEHVPWIYDQAKRIGHGGWKQYEALFFSPEGLLYAVGNDQLFKAPPPTEESVQWDSSCTCIGGSDWSRLTHFISFSPDGKLWAVDKWNGHIFRGNPPTQEDPNYQAQAQDLGSNYNVYRFLAFTKDATIQKIVNFQFLVDQAQILSQAPEVLQEKIYDNRKSSSTLRHTFTFNKTIKESSSFSHEHGFTFQAGVEMSFEGGIPVIAEISGKVTVNMSTTHKWNFTKTNETQISFSLSTNIVLEPYKAIRMVASVIKGEINVPYKAKARTLFGAEVEVRGIWRGVSHYHLIVTQEDYNK, from the exons ATGGCGCATAAAGTGGATCAGCCTC GAACGCTCCTTCtggcagtggagaagaattttacaGTCAAAATCGGCTTACCACCCATGAACCCAAGGGATGACTTTAACGGCAGGGCGGCTGTTCTTGGAAAGATTAATAATGTCAGCCATATAGCCTGTAGTCCAGATGGTGAACTCTTCTGTATCTGTGGTGGAGACCTGTACAGAGGTCCAATGCCTTCCAATATAGATGTCAATTGGTTTTCGGTGGCGCGAAGAGTTGGAAAAGCTGTATGGAACCGAATTGTCCTTATGTTCTTCCACCCCAAGGGAGATTTCTACGTCACCACAAATGATGGAGAATTTTATAAGGGTCCCCCACCAGATAATGAGCATGTACCTTGGATCTATGATCAGGCGAAAAGAATAGGACATGGTGGTTGGAAGCAGTATGAAGCCTTGTTCTTCAGTCCAGAAGGCCTTCTATATGCTGTGGGCAATGATCAACTcttcaaggctccaccacctactGAGGAAAGTGTCCAATGGGATTCTTCATGTACCTGTATTGGAGGCAGTGACTGGAGCAGACTCACTCACTTTATATCCTTTAGTCCTGATGGAAAACTCTGGGCTGTAGATAAATGGAACGGACACATCTTCAGAGGAAACCCACCAACCCAAGAAGACCCAAACTATCAGGCACAGGCTCAGGATCTGGGATCTAACTATAATGTATATAGGTTTCTGGCATTTACAAAAGATGCGACAATCCAGAAAATCGTGAATTTTCAATTCTTGGTCGACCAGGCACAAATATTGTCTCAAGCCCCCGAGGTGTTACAGGAGAAGATCTACGACAACCGAAAGAGCAGTTCTACCCTGAGACACACCTTCAC GTTCAACAAAACTATAAAGGAGTCCAGCAGTTTTTCCCATGAACACGGATTCACTTTCCAAGCTGGAGTAGAAATGTCTTTTGAGGGAGGAATCCCGGTTATTGCCGAAATATCTGGGAAGGTTACAGTGAACATGAGCACCACCCACAAATGGAACTTCACAAAGACCAATGAGACTCAG ATTTCCTTCTCATTGAGCACAAACATAGTACTGGAGCCCTATAAAGCTATTCGGATGGTGGCCTCAGTGATAAAGGGGGAAATAAATGTCCCGTACAAGGCAAAAGCCCGGACCCTGTTTGGTGCTGAGGTTGAAGTTCGGGGAATATGGAGAGGGGTCTCACATTACCACCTGATCGTTACCCAAGAGGATTATAATAAGTAG